DNA sequence from the Malus domestica chromosome 06, GDT2T_hap1 genome:
TCTTGGATCTCTTCATCAACCATCTGTGCATTAAGTACACGATCGACtaaaactggcctgacttggaaactagcaagaaaagcttctcttcgttcttcgatctccaactttactccagtagctttcaaatctgcaagaagaggaacatggcaagcatacaaagcattaagtcaaccttgaggtttcctacttagtgcatcagctaccacatttgcacgacccggatgatactcaatagtgcagtcatatcacttagtaactccatccaccttcgctaacgaagattaagatcatgttgagtaaaaagatactgaagacttttatgatctgtgaagatcttacatttctcaccatagagataatgcctccaaatcttcaaagcaaataCAATGGCCgccaactcaagatcgtgagtaggataattcctttcatgaatcttcaattgtcgagaagcataggcgatcactctattatgctgcatcaaaacacatcccaaaccattcaaggaagcatcactgtaaatctcaaagttaccaCGATCGTCAGGAAGCACCAACATTGGaccatgagtgaggcaatatttcagctattggaaactttgctcacaattctcgtcccagtcaaatttaacatccttcctaGTTAACTTCGTTAGTGGTAAAacaatcatagaaaaatctcgaacaaaccgtcgataataacctgctagaccaagaaaactccgcaccTCAATAACGATTCGTGGCtattcccaattctccactgctgcaatcttttgaggatctacttgaattccttgtgcctatactacatgtcccaaaaatgccacttgattcaaccaaaaatggcatttgctaaactcgGCATACAACCgatgttccctcaatttctttaataccaagttgagatgtcgaatatgatctgCTTTCGAGTtcgagtataccagaatattatcaataaaaacaatgacaaatctATCAAGATATAGCTGGAatatttcattcattagcctcgtgaaagctgcaggtgcattagtcaatccaaatggcatcaccaaaaaaCTCATAATGTCCATAATGGGTCCTGAAAGTCGTTTTAGgtacatcttcatctttaatcttcaactgataatagccagatctcaaatcaatcttaaaGAACACACATGCACCCTTGAGctaatcaaacaaatcatcgatacgaggcaatggataacggtttttaatcgttacccgattcaattgcctgtaatcaatgcataatctcaaagttccatctttcttccttacaaacAACACAGGAGCTCCCCacggtgaagtactaggttgaatgaaacctttatcagttaattcctataactgaattttcaattctctcaattcagctggagccattctatatggagtcaaACATATAGGAtctgtacctggaagcaaatcaatcaaaaactccacatctctgtctAGCGGCAATCCAGGAAAATCATCTGGGAACACATCAAGATAGTGCCTAACTACTCCAACTTCCTCCACACtgctaggaacaacatcatttaacaccacatgtgctatgtatccttgacaaccttttgataacaacttctttgctctcatggcagaaataacaccatgtctcactccacttctttcacccacaaaagtaacttttGGTAGTCCAGGACGATAAAAGGTAACTGACttcccgtaacaatctatatgggcacgattataatgcaaccaatctgcccctaaaatcacatcaaaatccataatatctaacgggataagattagctggcataactacaccatctaccatcactggacaccctggaTAAAcattatcaacataacatttgtcccctctaggcatagcaaactctaaatcaaatcctagaggtgtagggtgaggttgttgttggaaatgtgccctaaaaccaatcatgtgatgatgctttacggatatttcacatgttaaactaatctagtttaatataaagggcaaagattattgtttgagccgtctcatataaatgttatatgcttaaacgataaagtccaaggaatatgtgattgggagaatataatctaatgaagttagattcatgagaccattctttcgtagacacatcctaaatgttcctgatcataggattgccaattgggcattgatagtccgtcaagatcggtacgtgctatgtcttctctcagggagagtgactagtctcgagtcattggtgtgtgtgacatcaagacaagtacgtaggtgctcagtagagaatgagttcactgaacgcgatcaacgaagagttctcatactcatgtcacatgagaactcatggttgggataatgcaaagtagtcctttgacctgaggcatcacagttgtcttgtggttaagtccttgatctttgattatgtcaaagtcaccccatcagggtgtccatggcatcgttggggttaagccacttaaccatggaggcaagtgaatgcgcaacaagggatctctaaccttcaaactgtttgagggagaatactctatgatatgatttagaatctctggccagagtatgaatgagatttagaaaagtcgttctaaatcacattcaaggtaatcatataagcacacgaatcacattggatagtagacatgaataaataaactatcaaaccaaacaatgtggtcaagagtattgtattagagaaagaccgtattgcatttgtaatcccaaactgaataggttttctctacctcttctgattagcttgggtaaccatgatatgctgcaaggtgtcgctcatggtttgtggaagccctaaacgtgtgtaatcactaaagggagaattgaaagtaagtttcaattcacaatcgatataaaatggttttaatcgcccactgcctcgctaaaaggaacctaatggatcgcacactgtgtaaggtggagattgaagaaacaatggagatgagtaagaatgattaaatggtttaatcatttatttatggcaaggattaattaatatgttaattaatcaaacgaataagttcgttaaagacctcgggatagttttggacattaaggcccaatgggcttcgaacgtcaagcccattgacttaagttgtatgacaacttaatgaataatgattcacaaaggcctaattagcccaaaaataccctagggccggccatgatgctaagggtagtgaacttggacttatttacaagtttgccactcaaatgaataaaggtataaatatgactttatagcctaaaattcattagggttttgttttggagaaaattggagagaacatgtctctccatttctctctaaagaggccggccaccttgggggtgcatcttgcaatcccactactccaaggtcactcatttcttctccaatctttccttggtgaagagacttagaggttccctattttgggaacttggagaaacctattcatctatccaaatccatagatttaagatgcaaggaatgaaggcgctctctttgggtgattagcctttgcttatgcaaagaggaatctacaaaggtatatttctcaactcacttttatttgagttgagtcttggttcaccaatctactaggctttgaatttcatggttaatgttttgtttttaagtgcatgcaagcatgattccgcctttaattgttaattgcatgcttattgatgttgcttaaatgaacatgttttcacaaaaaaatattccttcagttgtgtcatttgagcaaatgtatgagaaatcacaaaatgtgtagcaccacaatcaatcaaaactctagcaaagttaCCAAGGATgtttaacgtacccataatcaaatctagatggttctgagcatcttgcagtgagatGTAATTAACACGTCCCTGAGCTTGCTGTCGTCCTCCACGACCTCTATTACCTTGATTACCTCGTCCCTGAGAAGTACGTCCCTGACCTGTCTGGCTAGACTGCCTAGACGGTCCTGCACTGCTAGCAGCAACCTCTCTCTGTCGGGGCTGACCTGCTTGATACCACTAAGATCCACTAACTGGCATGGAAGGATATGAAGTATAACCTCCAGGATCTTGGGAATACCCAGTCTTAAAATAAGGATCATGGGAATACTGATACTGTCCGGAAGCATAAGGAGcagcatcaccctgatagtggtaagcaccaccacgacccgtCTGACCATAACTGCCTAATCCAAAGTTCTACTGAATTggcgctggaggtggcatagcAGACTGCTAAGACCTCTGCTGACTCTGGGGACACAAAGTAGCCCTATATCCCATATGTCCACAAGtgtagtgataggagcatatttatgcgactgagttagcttgttctcatggatttatgttgttatttcttagttaattatgtattttaagctattttagtgtgtttgtaggtccataggccttatgaagcaataagatgcattttggtgcattttagagcagttttgggcttggaatgaatagcacatgcatggagcaaggtgaatggatgaaattgaagactaaagaggctaggaatgtgttaaagagaaagaagaattaatgtaaaaaggacaaagagctcagccacaaaagggtgtcactccaccattcacctttccatcattgtcgtgcaccacctTTGCACTcactttggattcctatgccgtgcatcatcatccatgttccctccattgactcatttgttgcatcattccaccttcctttcctttctctaccatgtgcacaatcatccatgttccctagttgcaacaccactccattttacccccatgctttgcatcatcacttcactttcacctttgaatcatttcaaacaccactcattgcactcaattgctacaccattccttgttccctccatcatttcagatttcatgcatcattacattgaatcattgcactcaattgctacaccattccttgttccctcaatcatttcatattttatacatcattacattgaatcattgcaatcaattgctacaccattccttgttccctccatcatttcatatttcatgcatcattgcactcaattgctacactactccatgttcccctccattgccatgcacttcctctataaaaggaagtgtgtgttaCATAAATTcagttcatacttggttagatcattcactcccatttcaacacaaccttcatccaaacacatccattcatcttcacatccattcctccatacaaacaaaccttcaaacactcaccaacaccttgtgtcgtagcaaaggaagggaaggaaagtgcttggacatgcttgctgtccaacttggatcgttggagcatttaggtgttttctttcttttgtttctgatgttcaaattcatttcctttcgttttgttgtaaatatgagtggctaaacccttcttggctaggggtgattttcaaagccatgattatgtgtgcaatataatttagtgaaattccagctatgaactcttgaatcatgaatgcaattggcttaactatttgattgataacttatttctatttgttaattaagggtcgacacttaattggcaagCATAAATCCATTGccagaatataaggaagtttcactaatcgttacaaacttatattcacatgtactgaaggtcgcttataaatgatcacgttaagttcaattcatagcatgagtgacatgatgtcatagttggaagtgctttgtcaatgcttatgattttcattaaacgtaatgatctttgatagtatctctattatgatgtcatgtagggaactttagaagaatgttttgggttgtcgaatgatgtcatccaatccaataaaacaaggaaaatctgagagttaactagtgatgtcacgattaatttggagcattttgttcataattcaatgaagtagtaactggaaatcgagttatttgcatacatgttatgtgtggagaaaaagcctctagctatcccatccatcatcttatttctcaaatttattttacaatctgtctagtttttcatacttgtttgtttgtttcaacttcgtccaaaacccaatccccctttactttagtgtgtctaattagttagaatttattttaatttgtgtttttaaatgttttgattcaagtaaaagtgaattttcgtccaaagtcattcctggtgtctagtttaagtttatttagttgttttaagctgttttgagtattttaagtttgctttgagtcttgtgagtctcgttaagtatttttaagtttagttttatgtttttgagtcaatttagaggttattagcaagccctcacagtccccggtccagaacgatccctacttatacttatactacagttgtcaaaagagggttaaatttgtgtgttaagttaatttttgcatcaagtttttggcactgttgccggggattagcaactttgctaatcccttgttatttctttttgtttattttcgtgtcttttgtttttagttactgacttgtttctgtttgtgatttttttttttttttttacttttgatatttgatttagttttgtttccttgatttcaggtactagagaagtaagacttagattttgctaccattcaagctcaattggcggaacttacttctcaattgtcacaatatgccgaaatgACCACATTGCAAAATttccctacatgtggtgtgtcctatgggcaaggatatccaactcagcaatattctcaattcgctgcaaatgaagatgcttggggttatcaaggccatagccaatcatgggacaacatgttttccaacgcttacaattcggattggagagattattcagattacatagaacctcaacaactccaacaagatggatattggcagcaagaagaggagttccattcaagacctatgcagccatcacaacctcatatacaatatgctcaatcaaactcaggtttgtcaatagattatgatcgaattttttatgaaataaattctttggtgcagggctcacaaaatcaaaccaatGAGGCttaacaagatggatattggcagcaatctgatgagttttatttaacacctatgcagccaccacagcttcccctacaacaattccaatcaagttcaagtatgtccacggatagtgatcaaaattttcaattacaaACCTTTTTGGTGCAGgggctgttggaaatgtgccctaaagccaatcatgtgatgatactttacggacatttcacatgttaaactaatctagttttacatataaagggcatacattattgtttgagccgtctcatataaatgttatatgcttaaacgataaagtccaaggaatatgtgattgggagaatgtaatctaatgaagttagattcatgagactattctttcgtagacacatcctaaacgttcctgatcataggattgccaattgggcgttgacagtccgttaagatcagtacgtactatgtcttctctcagggagagtgattagtctctagtcattggtgtgtgtgacatcaagacaagtacggtaggtgctcaatagagaataagttcactgaacgcgatcaacgaagagttctcatattccatgtcacatgagaactcatggttgggataatgcaaagtagtcctttgacctgaggcatcatagttgtcttgtggttaagaccttgatctttgattatgtcaaagtcatcccaccaggagggtgtccacggcatcgttggggtcaagccgcttagctatggagacaagtgaatgcgcaacaagggatctctaaccttcaaaccgtttgaaggagaatactctctgatatgatttgaatctctggccagagtatgaatgagatttgggaatgcgttcctaatcacattcaaggtaatcatataagcacaagacacacattggatagtagacatgagaaaataaactatcaaaccaaacaatgtggtcaagagtattagattagagaaggaccgtattgcatttgtaatcccagactgaataggttctccacctcttctgattagcttgggtaaccatgacatacggctaggtgtcactcatggtttgtggaagccctaaacgtgtgtaatcactaaagggagaattgaaaatagtttcaattcacaatcgatgtaaaatggttttaatcgcccactacctcgctaaaaggaacctaatggatcgtacaccgtgtaaggtagagatggacgaaataaatgaaatgagtaagattaattgaatggtttaattatttatggcaaggattaattaatatgttaattaatcaaacgaataagttcgttaaagaccacgggatagttttggaccttaaggcccaatgggcttcgaacgtcaagcccattaacttaagttgtatgacaatttaatgaataaagattcattaaagcccaaaagcccaaaaatccctaaatggccggccataaggaatgaattagggttttggttatttaggtcacttaaagaagtgactatataaatgactttatagccaaatattcattaagtgaaataagggtttatttttggggaaaatgggtgagaattgtctctccattttctctctaaagaggccaacaccttggaggtgattagctagtcatctaatcctccaaggtcactcattcatcatccaatctctccttggtgtagagacttagaggttctcaattttaggaacttggagaacctattcttccatccaaatccatggatctaagaagcaaggaatgaaggccctatctctttgggtgattagcctttgcttacgcaaagaggaatctacaaaggtaaatttcaactcactttgtttttgagttgattattggttcaccaatctactaggctttgaatttcatggtcatgttttgtttttgagtacctacaagcatgattccgcctttaattgttaattgcatgctatatgatgttgctcaaatgaacatgttttcccaaaagatttccttcaagtggtatcagagcctaggtctagtagttggtgaatccttttgtgttttgtagttcataagtttgtgatctaaaagttgtaattgttacaagctttattcttgcttctttgaaagtaaattttgttggaaaatttgctatctcaaatgttgtagatgttgttcatatgagcatgaatattggagctaaaatttggtgccatgcttttgggaaaattcggccaaatccaaagggtggatttttgggttcttgtttgacttgttaaaagtgttttaatgtgttctttggaacccctaagtaccctagtttggttagatgttgtttcccttaagtaagaatggttttggaatgtttttgggtgaaaaaagttcatggaaaaatttgggtttttcatggatgttcttcattgttcttgatgttcttgccaagaacaaaaaggtttggtgttttgattcaaagttttgaattatttcataaagtttatgtgatatgtttttaaatgatttattatgtatttaaagtgttaaatatttgtataaatgatgattgaaataattgtgtttgaattatttcaaaaacatatcttatcttacatacacttgcatgtttttgacaaaactcacaaatcaacacacacaccaaccttatccctccctaaaaccagccactccctcaaagggagtacttttggggcttttatgcaattacataaagttttgatacttttgtgtatttgcactttggcccaaaagtttacgtttttacgtttaggtccaaaaacgctaaaggacaaattgttttgttcctttaatgaagtttttgcattgattaaagtttgggttctagttgtatttacatgaagttgtgacttttgtgtattatacaaagtgaccccaaaagtttttgtatttgcaatatggcccaaaagttgaggttaattgcaagatggcccaaataggatgagaacaaaattgttttgtctctttaaatgagaattggattttcattttgtttagctccatttaaatcaatcttatggatacaaaaaccaaatgaaaatgttgcattcaattaattagttaaagtgttaattaattaaagggtgattatgaacctaagcctaatataattgagctatgtgaaaggcgtttcaaatttgtttgaaccatgggaatgtgtagattaaattttggttgtaatttgatttgatcaaatgttgtaaaagggcttaagctcttctttactttaaagtaatttgttatatgcaaatgttgtaatgagcataagctcacctttactttgaagtacttctttcttgctttatacgatatgcatgaaaatgaagtagttgggtccaacgcccataagacaacacgccttaatgtgattaaacgcgtaactaaaatcaatcttcattcctagaccgaggttcaacacaaggctcgtgttgaatctaaacaaaggttcataatcatccttaggccctaaggcaactatgtagtccatcaaatgaatgcaaagtttatgttagtagtatcatatactcttgctttaaaaatcgttttaaaagcatagtgggagtattatgtacaactaaaacaatgagatggaccaatagttgtaataggactaaaatagttttaatagagattaaaatgtatgtttatatgtgatgagacctaaaaccctcaatcaaaccaatattaagttgataagcgagagatgtttagaatatctctttgtggccttccaccgtggtgggatccaatcgtttatgacttgtacaccggcttcaccctatcatgggggagtacaaagtgcatgcttatactcaggaggaatccatatacatatgatgaggtgagtgtaggcaacgaggatagctatacatcgtatcatcgtgaggctattcttgaaccccttcacacactaagcatggtgggaagaacttaactaagtgaaatggagccaacatcatatcattgtgaggtgacattctctagaggccaaataagatgggtacttgcattagttgcaaatgagtaagcgtactctctcattattattgttgctagccatacatcgtatcatcgtgaggtgggcttggtaatagtgagcctcccataacctactaggagtttcatccaaaactctcgaattcctatgagggatatggaatttgccaaaaatagtgggtggtgctattttgatttaaagacccgaatcaaatggcttaaaatcaatcaatttatattcgttatgtatttgattaccaatatatttgcaaacgctatccaacacttgacaaaaccgaacgtttagtttacggacttggtactacaaaaccatagattgtctttaatggcttgtaaaagtaccaaagtagtctcatcctcacaatcttcctattgataatgtatcattagaagaatatgttagaaaaggtctatcataaagaggacaacactattaaatgtcataattcttcaattacaatatgttgtatgaagaaataggagttgctttgaacaactcttagtcaatgcaaacactagtgcttatttctttgttaaatgaacaaagaacttgagaagaaagcacaaaggcatgaacactttatgtgccatgattcttcatttacaattgttgtatgaagaaatgagagttgccttgtacaactcttgaaggtttgtaattatgtttagaacataatggttggttgacaaaaatagtccattaacatggacttatgatgattttgaatcattaagtgttgaagtgataaaccacttaacgagacggaaactaggcaaggacttcacctttgtttccctatcctaatcgttcactaagtttattgtaaactatgtagtgaacaaaaaccacatgctctccaaaattgtttgatgtgtataacacaattgaaaaaaggtttcaagagagatagtgggagtttagggacaatgactaatgtagtcaaaggtgaaagtcaaataaagaagataaataactccaagggaacaaactttctttatgaaaggatggatattggaaggggtatttgcaagaaatgtcttgcaagtgtcaagaacacacctttcgaaggtgttgtaaaattgttcttgaatagttcaaaacagttggttcttctacttgaatgcatgattccgtattagtaactatgttttacaatcgttgtaaaagtgtggctaataagaagtagaagattaatgagagaagagaaagtacttcacattcgaaacgtgaatcaaatgtagatctctgcgaaagcagatggtacttacttcctcatatgaactaccaaagaaattggaaaaacatagattgtctttgtattccaattttaaggaactaaattccgtcactatgtgaaatggataaatgttttgtttgacaaaacaatgttctttattaatcaatgattggattatggtaatctaattaattatctctataatagagataatatggtagtgttaactgtttagaaaataatgatgcttaaaacccaaaaggttgcaaggaagtgactaatctcaactaaagttgtgatacctctaaaacataaattacgagttggtcatagatggacgctttggatcgttagatccggatccaataccttcttgttaaaattgtatggaggcgaaatgttcgaatctttattcttttggaaagaagaaagaatcacaaagttgttgaggttaattcacttagatgttagtggcacttgtccacaaacataatactactcatgttggataacattcaccgaagatcactctcggttggactatagtttattttgaataaacacaagtccgaatactttgcaaaatgtttcaaagaattcaagtaatgtaagttg
Encoded proteins:
- the LOC139196805 gene encoding uncharacterized protein, whose product is MVDGVVMPANLIPLDIMDFDVILGADWLHYNRAHIDCYGKSVTFYRPGLPKVTFVGERSGVRHGVISAMRAKKLLSKGCQGYIAHVVLNDVVPSSVEEVGVVRHYLDVFPDDFPGLPLDRDVEFLIDLLPGFIQPSTSPWGAPVLFVRKKDGTLRLCIDYRQLNRIDLRSGYYQLKIKDEDVPKTTFRTHYGHYEFFGDAIWID